Within Nitrospirota bacterium, the genomic segment GAAAATCAAAATACTTTCGTCAGCATGCCAGGATTTGATTGATGGTTACTGGTTTTATGAAAAGCAGTCCGAGGGAGTAGGTGCGTATTTCATAGATACGCTTTTCTCAGATATTGATTCCCTGATTGTCAATTCTGGTATTCATCCTAAACATTTTGAGAAATACCATCGCTTACTATCAAAACGATTTCCGTTCGCTGTTTATTACAGTGTTGAGGATCAAACTGCAC encodes:
- a CDS encoding type II toxin-antitoxin system RelE/ParE family toxin; this translates as MKIKILSSACQDLIDGYWFYEKQSEGVGAYFIDTLFSDIDSLIVNSGIHPKHFEKYHRLLSKRFPFAVYYSVEDQTALVYAVIDCRRSPAWIKKKFG